From one Herpetosiphon gulosus genomic stretch:
- a CDS encoding NADH-quinone oxidoreductase subunit M, whose product MLNEFIKFSDWSITTLIALSPLVGMLLALVFPKPAENSRTIAWGVFAWSLVPLGLTLFLWLSGGFNPALASVAGDQAMIQQVDRVRWVPFFNADYFVGLDGLNFPLVFLTTALTPVCILAAFRIKQRQNVYLALMLLLESAMLGYFVSLNFLLLFLFWEFSLVPMFFIINNWGGENRRYAAFKFFVYTMAGSVGMLIIFEFIYLATGTFDLVVLSRLGQGLPVDPALLAPKLGAGYTSGATLQSMLFSAVEDIGLTSVLGTSNGTPAAIVFWSIFVAFAVKLAVWPLHTWQPDTYENAPTSGSMIVSAVMSKMGAYGMIRIMIMLFPQQTKFFAPVLAILALASILFGAYAGLAQTNLKRLIAYASINHMGYVLLGLAAVASAAPESLGDLAVNIRASAMNGVQAQMVAHGFSTAALFFLAGELYERTGTYQLDQFGGLRKVMPIFAGIMGVAMFANLGLPGMAGFVGEFFIFRGAWGTQPVITTIAVLGLIVTALVLIRMYQKIFYGPVNHKLTNLPDIKVGDWAFNVTLPLIIVLLVFGIFPKPLMDLSNYAATVMAQVFTNL is encoded by the coding sequence ATGCTGAACGAATTTATCAAATTCAGTGATTGGAGCATCACCACGCTAATTGCCCTTTCGCCATTGGTGGGGATGTTGCTGGCCTTGGTATTCCCCAAGCCAGCCGAAAACAGCCGCACGATTGCTTGGGGGGTGTTTGCGTGGAGCTTGGTGCCACTCGGACTCACGCTCTTCTTGTGGCTTAGCGGTGGGTTTAATCCAGCCCTCGCTTCTGTCGCTGGCGATCAAGCCATGATCCAGCAAGTGGATCGGGTGCGCTGGGTTCCATTTTTCAACGCTGACTATTTTGTTGGCCTTGATGGCCTAAACTTTCCGCTGGTGTTTTTGACTACGGCCTTAACGCCAGTCTGTATCTTGGCCGCCTTCCGCATCAAACAACGCCAAAACGTCTATTTGGCTTTGATGTTGTTGTTGGAATCGGCGATGTTGGGCTATTTTGTATCGCTCAACTTCTTGCTGTTGTTCCTGTTCTGGGAATTCAGCTTGGTGCCAATGTTCTTTATTATCAACAACTGGGGTGGTGAAAACCGCCGCTATGCCGCCTTCAAGTTCTTCGTGTATACGATGGCTGGTTCGGTCGGGATGTTGATTATTTTCGAATTTATCTATCTAGCAACTGGTACCTTCGATTTGGTGGTGCTCTCACGTTTGGGTCAGGGCTTGCCGGTTGATCCTGCCTTGCTCGCACCAAAATTGGGGGCGGGCTATACCAGCGGCGCAACGTTGCAATCAATGTTGTTCAGCGCCGTCGAAGATATTGGCTTGACTAGCGTTTTGGGTACGAGCAACGGTACTCCAGCAGCAATTGTCTTCTGGAGCATCTTTGTGGCCTTTGCGGTGAAATTGGCAGTTTGGCCATTGCACACTTGGCAGCCCGACACCTACGAAAATGCCCCAACCAGTGGCTCGATGATTGTCTCAGCAGTGATGTCGAAGATGGGTGCATATGGCATGATCCGCATTATGATCATGCTCTTCCCGCAACAAACCAAATTCTTCGCTCCAGTGTTGGCAATTTTGGCCTTGGCCAGCATTTTGTTTGGCGCATACGCTGGCTTGGCTCAAACCAACCTCAAGCGTTTGATCGCCTATGCTTCGATTAACCACATGGGCTATGTTTTGCTTGGCTTGGCGGCAGTAGCTTCGGCTGCGCCCGAAAGCCTTGGCGACTTAGCCGTGAATATTCGCGCCTCAGCAATGAATGGGGTGCAAGCACAGATGGTTGCCCACGGTTTCAGCACCGCCGCATTGTTCTTCCTCGCGGGCGAACTCTACGAACGGACTGGCACCTACCAGCTTGATCAATTTGGCGGCTTGCGTAAAGTTATGCCAATTTTCGCTGGGATTATGGGCGTGGCGATGTTTGCCAACCTTGGTTTACCCGGGATGGCAGGCTTCGTTGGCGAATTCTTTATTTTCCGTGGCGCGTGGGGTACGCAGCCAGTGATCACCACAATAGCCGTGTTGGGCTTGATTGTGACTGCTTTGGTGCTGATCCGGATGTATCAAAAGATCTTCTACGGGCCAGTTAACCACAAGCTGACCAATTTGCCAGACATTAAAGTTGGTGATTGGGCCTTCAACGTAACCCTACCGTTGATTATTGTACTGTTGGTGTTTGGGATTTTCCCCAAGCCACTGATGGATTTATCAAACTACGCAGCCACGGTGATGGCTCAGGTATTTACAAACCTGTAA
- a CDS encoding NADH-quinone oxidoreductase subunit M produces MHLIESLPAGIPYLSLIWLIPLLGALVIMFLPKEQKQAMRIISAVVATISFGIALLVFFAYDPNATGYMGTKMQFVEKLDWVPQLGMAYLVGADGISLPLIVLNGLVIFTGTFISWNIEDRVKEYFVLLLLLVVGVYGVFMALDLFLMFVFYELAVLPMYLLIGIWGSTRKEYGAMKLTIYLMVGSAALMIGMVAIYVVGGTFNMVELSQRVFSLEFQKIFFLPVFVGFAVLAGMFPFHTWSPTGHVAAPTAVSMLHAGVLMKLGAYGALRAALWLMPNGAQFWLPGIAVMTLMNVVYGASIAMVQKDFKYVIGYSSVSHMGLVMLALASMNETALNGAVMQMFAHGVMTALFFAVVGRMVYERTHTRQLPELGGLMKVMPFAFVVFIIASLSSMGMPGTAGFMAEFTIFTGVMNQYPLVAVVAALSIPITAAYVLRVGYMAFMGEVKDPHYHDLPPLTWQEKFSGTVLAIVVVGVGLFPSIIMDYIATGVQPIAQRMIDLAGR; encoded by the coding sequence ATGCATTTGATCGAAAGTTTGCCAGCGGGCATTCCGTACCTGAGCCTCATCTGGTTGATTCCCTTACTTGGGGCTTTGGTGATTATGTTTTTGCCCAAAGAGCAAAAACAAGCCATGCGGATTATCTCGGCAGTGGTTGCGACAATCTCGTTTGGCATCGCCTTGCTGGTCTTTTTTGCCTATGATCCCAATGCAACGGGCTATATGGGCACCAAGATGCAGTTTGTCGAAAAGCTAGATTGGGTTCCACAGCTCGGCATGGCCTATTTGGTCGGCGCTGATGGGATCAGCTTGCCCTTGATTGTTTTGAATGGTTTGGTGATTTTCACTGGCACATTCATCTCATGGAATATTGAAGATCGGGTCAAGGAATATTTCGTTCTGCTACTCTTGTTGGTGGTGGGCGTGTACGGCGTGTTTATGGCGCTGGACTTGTTCCTGATGTTCGTGTTCTATGAATTGGCTGTGTTGCCAATGTACCTGCTGATCGGGATTTGGGGTTCGACGCGCAAAGAATATGGCGCGATGAAACTTACCATTTACTTGATGGTTGGTTCGGCAGCTTTGATGATTGGGATGGTGGCGATTTACGTTGTGGGCGGTACCTTTAATATGGTCGAGCTTTCACAAAGAGTATTCAGCCTTGAATTCCAAAAAATCTTCTTCTTGCCAGTTTTTGTCGGGTTTGCCGTGTTGGCAGGGATGTTCCCCTTCCATACCTGGTCGCCGACAGGTCACGTGGCTGCTCCCACAGCGGTTTCGATGCTCCACGCTGGGGTGTTGATGAAGCTGGGAGCTTACGGTGCATTACGGGCTGCGCTGTGGCTGATGCCAAATGGCGCACAATTCTGGTTGCCAGGTATTGCCGTGATGACCTTGATGAACGTCGTGTATGGAGCATCGATTGCGATGGTTCAGAAAGACTTCAAGTATGTGATCGGCTACTCATCAGTCAGCCACATGGGCTTGGTGATGTTGGCGCTGGCCTCGATGAACGAAACCGCGCTCAACGGCGCAGTGATGCAAATGTTTGCTCACGGCGTAATGACCGCCTTGTTCTTTGCAGTGGTTGGTCGGATGGTCTATGAACGGACCCACACCCGCCAATTGCCCGAACTGGGTGGTTTGATGAAAGTTATGCCATTTGCCTTTGTGGTCTTTATCATCGCGAGTCTCTCGTCGATGGGGATGCCAGGCACGGCAGGCTTTATGGCTGAGTTTACGATCTTCACTGGCGTGATGAACCAATATCCCTTGGTTGCGGTAGTCGCAGCCTTGTCGATTCCAATTACTGCGGCCTATGTTTTGCGGGTTGGCTATATGGCGTTCATGGGCGAGGTCAAAGACCCGCACTACCATGATTTGCCACCGCTGACCTGGCAAGAAAAATTCTCAGGCACAGTCTTGGCAATCGTGGTAGTTGGGGTTGGCTTATTCCCCAGCATCATCATGGACTACATCGCCACTGGTGTCCAGCCGATTGCCCAGCGCATGATTGATCTAGCAGGACGTTAG
- a CDS encoding NADH-quinone oxidoreductase subunit N, whose translation MNFQIADFTRLIPEFLLLAIAAMVLLGDVLTRWSKGKEALNDRTEEAISMTLMGLGLAFVMVLIQGGFFTWVQFGDWKFYDFSIFQNLRSSGLDGSILGGAFVVDPLTHIGRLVFIGAAFVTVILTSKAKPSNNPAEFYALILFATLGMIFMTAGGELIMIYLGIELTSIPLYVLAGYFRRNPVSTEAGAKYYIFGALSSAILLFGMSLLLGLTLMNGQTMTTTPTSLRSVATAVELAFANPEGPSQGVAILALLFILAGMAYKVAIVPFHAWSPDVYQGAPTSMTAFISTASKTAGFFLLYRVLVTGFGAPSILGTAAIGTSTSFGGWTSLIAILAALTMLVGNLAALPQTNAKRMLAYSSIAQAGFLMLGLVGTQRDSGISLLMYLIAYTVTNLSAFGILALVEDAVGGTDFSNLNGLGRRAPGLALLLTVAVLSLAGIPPLSGFFVKFYVFIAAWQEGAKWLVIFAVSNTVISLYYYLRFLKAVYFAPAETDEPIKVGFGPGIVMTAITLLIFGLGIVPTWLYGVLEQATIRIAAQ comes from the coding sequence GTGAATTTTCAAATAGCTGATTTTACGCGGCTCATCCCTGAGTTTTTGCTACTGGCGATTGCGGCCATGGTGCTGCTTGGCGATGTCCTGACGCGTTGGTCGAAGGGCAAGGAAGCATTAAACGATCGTACCGAAGAAGCTATCAGCATGACCTTGATGGGCTTGGGTTTGGCATTTGTGATGGTGCTGATCCAAGGTGGTTTCTTCACCTGGGTGCAGTTTGGCGATTGGAAGTTCTACGACTTCAGTATTTTCCAAAATCTGCGCAGCAGTGGCCTTGATGGCAGTATTCTGGGTGGGGCGTTTGTGGTTGACCCACTGACCCACATTGGGCGCTTGGTGTTTATCGGCGCAGCCTTTGTGACCGTGATTTTGACCAGCAAAGCCAAGCCTTCGAACAACCCAGCTGAATTTTATGCCCTGATCTTATTTGCCACCCTTGGCATGATTTTCATGACCGCTGGCGGCGAATTGATTATGATTTACTTGGGCATTGAATTGACCAGTATTCCGCTGTATGTGTTGGCTGGCTACTTCCGCCGCAACCCTGTCAGCACCGAGGCTGGGGCCAAATACTACATTTTCGGGGCGCTTTCATCGGCAATCTTGCTGTTTGGCATGAGCTTGCTCTTGGGCTTGACCTTGATGAATGGTCAGACCATGACCACCACTCCAACCAGCTTGCGCTCAGTGGCAACGGCAGTTGAATTGGCTTTTGCTAACCCCGAAGGTCCAAGTCAAGGTGTTGCAATCTTAGCGCTGTTGTTCATCCTTGCGGGGATGGCCTACAAAGTTGCGATTGTGCCGTTCCACGCTTGGTCGCCTGACGTGTACCAAGGTGCGCCAACCTCGATGACGGCCTTTATCTCGACCGCCTCAAAAACCGCTGGCTTCTTCTTGCTGTATCGCGTATTGGTGACCGGCTTCGGCGCACCGAGCATTCTTGGTACGGCAGCAATTGGCACGAGCACCAGCTTTGGCGGCTGGACAAGCCTGATCGCGATTTTGGCAGCCTTGACCATGCTGGTTGGCAACTTGGCGGCTTTGCCCCAAACCAATGCCAAGCGCATGTTGGCCTATTCATCAATTGCCCAAGCAGGCTTCTTGATGTTGGGCTTGGTTGGCACCCAACGCGATAGCGGTATCTCGCTCTTGATGTATTTGATTGCCTATACCGTTACCAACTTGAGCGCCTTCGGCATCTTGGCTTTGGTCGAAGATGCAGTTGGCGGCACCGACTTTAGCAACTTGAATGGCTTGGGCCGCCGAGCGCCTGGCTTGGCTTTGCTCTTAACAGTTGCAGTCTTGTCATTGGCGGGGATTCCACCACTCTCAGGCTTCTTTGTGAAGTTCTACGTCTTTATTGCTGCTTGGCAAGAAGGCGCAAAGTGGTTGGTGATCTTCGCAGTCAGCAACACCGTGATCAGCTTGTACTACTACCTGCGCTTCCTCAAGGCTGTCTATTTTGCGCCTGCGGAAACCGATGAACCAATCAAGGTTGGCTTTGGGCCTGGCATCGTAATGACCGCCATTACCCTGTTGATCTTTGGGTTGGGGATTGTTCCAACTTGGTTGTACGGTGTGCTTGAACAAGCTACCATCCGGATTGCGGCTCAATAA
- a CDS encoding protein kinase, whose translation MTDLTNTTLGKYTLGQPLGAGGMGAVYRSIHPQLGRSVAIKIILGNATEDARQRFLREAQVAVQLSHSNIVRVFDVDEDKGMPFIVMEMIEGPSLSDELRQGRMPLEKVLKITAELADALEYAHSQGILHRDIKPANVLIRPNGSAVLVDLGLARLADSESKEHQLTQSGMIIGTLSYMAPEQIQAQPLDARTDIYALGVLLFQMVTGRLPFEGDTAQIMFGHVYTQPPAPSTTGALLPPALDGLIMAMMAKAPQNRPQSMGEIARVLRSIMNNAATPVGYEHYSGPTVVRPQQPMPANYAAFPSQQSYGAAHPSQPQYGGHPSQSNYAGHPSQPQYGAMPNTGNLGPTQPQYGSIPQTNPVLIGQPPRRGISPWFWLALLSIVIIGGLGVYTINSAFDEKLPPKDPDIFVQIPDLATQRPRPTIGTAATAVANKKTPTPEVVAVEPSEKTPQAADPNPENEFTLSNIGSRKAGTTLLMYGMVTNNTNKPKSAIKIEATFLVDGKEVEFETGYGVLAVVNPGERAPWILVLSEAPEYQTIEYEVFGMDNTLGSAFEYPDLKIDELEISPDGIFYEVTGKITNTGKKRTRTIIIYLVTYNEKDEIIGVDTITPGNSTLSPDATARFEGSILFNPNQYKITRYETYVRGTTE comes from the coding sequence ATGACAGATTTAACCAACACAACCTTAGGCAAATATACGCTGGGCCAACCCTTGGGGGCTGGTGGTATGGGCGCTGTGTATCGCTCGATCCATCCACAACTTGGGCGTTCTGTGGCAATTAAAATTATTTTGGGCAATGCTACTGAGGATGCTCGCCAGCGCTTTTTGCGCGAGGCCCAGGTGGCGGTGCAGCTATCGCACTCCAATATTGTGCGAGTATTCGATGTTGATGAAGATAAAGGCATGCCCTTTATTGTTATGGAAATGATCGAAGGCCCAAGCCTAAGCGATGAGTTGCGCCAAGGTCGCATGCCCTTGGAAAAAGTGCTGAAAATTACTGCCGAATTAGCCGATGCCTTGGAATATGCCCATAGTCAAGGAATCTTGCACCGCGATATTAAACCTGCCAATGTTTTGATTCGCCCCAATGGCAGCGCTGTATTGGTCGATTTGGGTTTGGCACGTTTGGCCGATAGCGAATCGAAAGAACATCAATTAACCCAAAGCGGCATGATTATTGGCACGCTTTCGTATATGGCTCCTGAGCAAATTCAGGCTCAACCACTTGATGCCCGCACTGATATTTATGCCTTAGGTGTGCTGTTGTTTCAAATGGTGACTGGGCGTTTGCCGTTTGAGGGCGATACCGCTCAAATTATGTTTGGCCATGTTTATACTCAACCGCCAGCGCCAAGCACCACCGGAGCCTTGTTGCCGCCAGCGCTTGATGGCTTAATTATGGCCATGATGGCTAAAGCGCCACAAAATCGCCCACAAAGCATGGGCGAAATTGCTCGTGTGCTGCGTTCGATTATGAATAACGCGGCAACGCCAGTTGGCTATGAACATTATTCAGGGCCAACCGTTGTACGTCCACAGCAGCCCATGCCTGCTAATTATGCTGCTTTTCCAAGCCAACAAAGTTATGGCGCAGCCCATCCGAGCCAACCGCAATATGGCGGGCATCCCAGTCAGTCCAATTATGCTGGGCATCCAAGCCAGCCGCAATATGGCGCGATGCCAAACACTGGCAATTTAGGGCCAACCCAACCGCAATATGGCTCAATCCCCCAAACGAATCCAGTGCTAATTGGTCAGCCACCACGACGCGGCATTTCGCCGTGGTTTTGGTTGGCCTTGCTTTCGATTGTGATCATTGGTGGCTTGGGAGTTTATACGATCAATTCGGCTTTTGATGAAAAGCTACCGCCCAAAGATCCTGATATTTTTGTGCAAATTCCTGATCTGGCAACCCAGCGCCCACGCCCAACAATTGGCACCGCTGCAACCGCCGTTGCTAATAAAAAGACTCCAACGCCTGAGGTTGTAGCAGTTGAACCATCTGAGAAAACGCCGCAGGCTGCTGATCCTAACCCGGAAAACGAGTTTACGCTTTCGAATATTGGCTCACGTAAGGCTGGCACAACCCTGTTGATGTATGGCATGGTGACTAATAATACTAATAAGCCCAAAAGTGCGATTAAAATTGAAGCTACCTTTTTGGTTGATGGTAAAGAAGTGGAGTTTGAGACAGGTTATGGGGTGTTGGCGGTGGTCAATCCAGGTGAGCGTGCCCCATGGATTTTGGTGCTCAGCGAAGCGCCTGAATATCAAACAATCGAATATGAAGTGTTTGGGATGGATAACACTTTGGGCAGTGCCTTTGAATATCCTGATCTCAAAATTGATGAGTTAGAGATTAGCCCTGATGGGATTTTCTACGAGGTAACAGGCAAGATCACTAATACTGGCAAGAAACGTACCCGCACAATTATTATCTATTTGGTGACCTACAACGAAAAAGATGAAATTATTGGGGTCGATACGATTACACCTGGCAATAGCACCTTATCGCCAGATGCCACTGCCCGTTTTGAAGGCAGCATCTTATTCAATCCTAACCAATATAAAATTACCCGTTATGAGACTTATGTCCGAGGAACGACTGAATGA
- a CDS encoding tetratricopeptide repeat protein, translating into MTVQTTTCCSTCNFAENPPSARFCGNCASPLPLHCFSCGAANPPGFRFCGTCATGLIEYIPAATTRRVVTILFADVCNYTNLTNRLGAEHMYSLLDPCLRRLGETVRRFEGTIDKFTGDGLMAVFGMPVALEAHASQAAYAALAMFEELAAYNETIAHAGVQFQIRVGLASGEVIAGLLGSDRYSDLTVIGGPVNLAARLQQVTDPGTIMVDGDLAQSLQTNFMFNEQHTVALKGFEQPIAAAILAGKQLAQAVVDGSFGLPLIGREAELQNLIGATELLHNGMGGVIGLTGRAGVGKTRLTAEIIQHLHSRDVKVLTNDCSSATRIVPYSAFLGLIRQLFQIDHADSAATIHHKIQLMIHSLGNMPLDLLPYVEYLLSLDFIDQSLVERVQHLDAAQLKRHVFLAIRELLVACTRQQSMAIVIDDVQWADDLSLELLEFIAETFDASSLLLYLVARDDETPQIRQTFNRILAQARQRGLVLELNSLSPESAEALIKQILPQASAVMIDHLVRQADGVPFYLEELARHALHAGLDIQAQSSDSLQMPSMPLSLQALMRSRYDRLPNDLAHSLALAAVIGRRFSQQLLCQLRPEQPINQQLQQLQQRGFVQPIANHHDDWAFSHLLLQETIYASLLQQQRYSLHGEVALALETHDEQRPELYIDALAYHFSRSQLTHKALDYLLLAAQRAASRFANDDALRLYDQAMPLLSEMDHPATEQTVSLFHGRGDVLSFVGRYDEARMAYQQAISLIQPNPETQATHATILRQLAATYEKQGNYDEAMLHLDQARLVLADGALFDHARIDCDAGWIAFHRGNLTQAERLLNNALTISELNQHHGLQALAANRLAGVYWQRGSLKAAQALVNQSLAVSRYLGDLPAMSRALNNLGVIAMELADWHAAANYYEQSLETTQAIGDLNGQILAINNRSHCMLMLGLLNDALRFSQMALRLARQIGAKLHMATALIQQGTISFYVQDYQRARRYYLQAEQLFRELGHYDPKRVILAEMLGRIGFVEGRRNCANRMAARALRLAQQLNEPQSLFRSQALQIYLQAYNGQRHQASEAIDQLLQLSVNNNYLLALGLTIGATIKRLNGDYTIALAHQERADILFEQMNTPAMLREYV; encoded by the coding sequence ATGACAGTTCAAACGACTACGTGCTGCTCAACCTGCAATTTTGCCGAAAACCCGCCAAGTGCGCGGTTTTGTGGCAATTGCGCTAGCCCCTTGCCGCTACACTGTTTTAGCTGTGGCGCGGCCAATCCACCTGGCTTTCGCTTTTGCGGCACATGCGCCACTGGCTTGATTGAGTATATTCCTGCGGCCACAACTCGGCGCGTAGTTACAATTCTGTTTGCCGATGTTTGCAACTACACCAATCTTACCAATCGGCTGGGTGCTGAGCATATGTATAGTTTGCTCGACCCATGTTTGCGGCGCTTGGGCGAAACGGTACGACGCTTCGAAGGCACAATCGATAAATTTACTGGCGATGGTTTGATGGCAGTTTTTGGGATGCCAGTCGCGCTCGAAGCGCACGCATCCCAAGCTGCTTATGCGGCTTTGGCCATGTTCGAAGAATTAGCCGCTTACAACGAAACAATCGCCCATGCTGGAGTGCAATTTCAGATTCGAGTCGGCTTGGCCAGCGGTGAAGTCATTGCTGGTTTGCTTGGCTCCGATCGCTACAGCGATTTAACCGTGATCGGCGGCCCAGTCAACTTAGCAGCACGGCTGCAACAAGTGACCGATCCTGGCACAATTATGGTCGATGGCGATTTAGCTCAATCACTGCAAACAAATTTTATGTTCAATGAACAACACACGGTTGCGCTCAAAGGCTTTGAGCAACCAATCGCCGCAGCTATTTTAGCGGGCAAACAATTGGCCCAAGCGGTAGTTGATGGTAGTTTTGGCTTGCCCTTGATTGGACGCGAAGCCGAATTGCAGAATCTGATCGGTGCAACGGAGTTATTGCACAATGGCATGGGCGGCGTAATTGGCCTAACTGGTCGGGCTGGCGTGGGCAAAACTCGCCTGACTGCCGAAATTATTCAGCATTTGCATAGCCGTGATGTCAAAGTATTGACCAACGATTGTAGCAGCGCCACTCGAATTGTGCCCTACAGCGCCTTTTTGGGCTTGATTCGCCAATTATTTCAAATCGATCATGCCGATTCTGCTGCCACAATTCATCATAAAATCCAGTTGATGATTCATAGTTTGGGCAATATGCCGCTCGATTTGCTGCCCTACGTTGAATATTTGCTCTCGCTCGATTTTATTGATCAAAGTTTGGTTGAGCGGGTTCAGCATCTTGATGCAGCCCAGTTGAAGCGTCATGTCTTTTTGGCAATTCGCGAATTATTAGTAGCCTGTACCCGTCAACAATCGATGGCAATCGTGATTGACGATGTGCAATGGGCTGATGATCTATCGTTGGAATTACTCGAATTTATTGCCGAAACCTTTGATGCTTCATCATTGCTGCTCTATTTGGTGGCGCGTGATGATGAAACGCCGCAGATTCGCCAAACCTTCAATCGGATTTTGGCCCAAGCTCGCCAACGTGGTTTGGTGCTTGAGCTTAATTCACTTAGCCCTGAATCAGCCGAAGCCTTGATTAAACAAATTCTGCCGCAAGCCTCAGCCGTGATGATCGATCATTTGGTGCGCCAAGCCGATGGTGTGCCATTTTATTTGGAAGAATTAGCCCGCCATGCGCTGCATGCTGGCCTCGATATTCAGGCTCAAAGCAGCGATAGCCTACAAATGCCGTCGATGCCACTTTCGTTGCAGGCTCTAATGCGTTCGCGCTACGATCGTCTGCCTAATGATTTGGCGCATAGTTTGGCGCTTGCGGCAGTAATTGGCCGCCGTTTTAGCCAGCAACTACTCTGCCAGCTACGGCCTGAGCAGCCGATCAATCAGCAACTCCAACAATTGCAGCAACGGGGTTTTGTCCAGCCAATTGCCAACCATCACGATGATTGGGCCTTTAGCCATTTGCTGTTGCAAGAAACAATTTATGCCAGCCTATTGCAACAACAACGCTATAGCTTGCACGGCGAGGTCGCGCTGGCACTCGAAACCCACGATGAGCAACGGCCTGAATTATATATCGATGCCTTGGCCTACCACTTCAGTCGCTCGCAGCTTACCCACAAAGCCTTGGATTATTTGTTGTTAGCGGCGCAACGGGCGGCCAGTCGTTTTGCTAATGATGATGCGCTGCGCTTATATGATCAAGCTATGCCCTTGCTCAGTGAGATGGATCACCCAGCAACTGAACAAACCGTCAGTTTGTTTCATGGACGTGGCGATGTACTCAGCTTTGTTGGGCGCTACGATGAAGCTCGCATGGCCTATCAACAAGCGATTAGCCTAATTCAGCCAAACCCAGAAACCCAAGCAACCCATGCCACGATTTTGCGCCAACTAGCGGCCACCTATGAGAAACAGGGCAATTATGATGAAGCCATGCTGCATTTGGATCAAGCCCGCTTGGTTTTGGCCGATGGAGCCTTGTTTGATCATGCGCGAATCGATTGTGATGCCGGCTGGATCGCCTTCCATCGCGGCAATTTGACCCAAGCTGAGCGGTTGCTCAACAACGCCTTGACCATCAGCGAACTCAATCAACACCATGGTTTACAAGCGCTGGCCGCCAATCGTTTGGCGGGAGTGTATTGGCAACGTGGTAGCCTCAAAGCCGCCCAAGCCTTGGTCAACCAAAGTCTGGCGGTCAGTCGCTATTTGGGCGATTTACCAGCGATGAGTCGGGCACTCAACAATCTTGGGGTGATTGCGATGGAGCTAGCCGATTGGCATGCTGCCGCCAATTACTACGAGCAAAGTCTAGAAACCACCCAAGCAATCGGCGATTTGAATGGCCAGATTTTGGCAATCAACAATCGTTCGCATTGTATGTTGATGCTTGGCTTGCTCAACGATGCGCTACGGTTCTCGCAGATGGCCTTGCGTTTGGCTCGCCAAATTGGCGCAAAATTACATATGGCCACAGCCTTAATTCAACAAGGCACAATTTCATTTTATGTCCAAGATTATCAACGTGCTCGGCGCTACTATCTCCAAGCCGAGCAACTCTTTCGTGAGCTAGGCCACTACGACCCCAAGCGGGTGATTTTGGCCGAAATGCTTGGGCGCATCGGCTTTGTTGAAGGACGACGGAATTGTGCCAATCGGATGGCAGCCCGTGCTTTACGGCTGGCTCAACAACTCAATGAACCGCAATCACTGTTTCGCAGCCAAGCCCTACAGATCTATTTACAAGCCTATAACGGCCAACGCCACCAAGCTAGCGAAGCGATCGATCAACTGCTGCAATTATCGGTCAACAATAATTATTTATTGGCATTGGGCTTAACCATTGGCGCAACGATTAAACGCCTGAATGGCGATTACACGATTGCTCTAGCCCATCAAGAACGCGCCGATATTTTATTTGAGCAGATGAATACCCCAGCTATGCTGCGTGAATATGTTTAA